Proteins from one Acidiphilium multivorum AIU301 genomic window:
- a CDS encoding recombinase family protein: MPKVALYARYSSENQRDTSIEDQLRLCRLHAEKQSWTIVDSYTDRAISGASLLRPGIQELIQDATRGRFEIVLAEAMDRLSRDQEDIAGLFKRMQFGGVRIVTLSEGDVTHLHIGLKGTMNALFLKDLADKVRRGLRGRVEHGKSGGGNAYGYDVVKKFAANGDPVRGDRTINEAESSIIRRIFEDYAGGKSPKRIATELNRDRIKAPSGGDWGFSTINGNLKRGNGILNNEMYIGRLVWNRQRFIKDPDTGKRVSRMNPQSEWITLDVPELRIIDQDLWDQAKARQRSVKADRETGDSNRLHERQRGKYLLTGLTKCGSCGGGYSMVSADLVGCSTARNKGTCDNRLNIRRNQLEARVLTALKDHLMNPELFAVFCDEFTRRMNERRIEASTNINAAQSEIPRIERDLERLVDRFLKDDGAADALHARMKQLEGRKRELQEFLASAETPPPVLHPSMAVIYRERVAALHEALQQDETRAQAAEVIRSLVSEIVLTPAGGLLEIDVGGDLAGILTIAAAGKQQKSPSLAGTGSDGSQVMMVAGTGFEPVTFRL, from the coding sequence ATGCCGAAGGTCGCCTTGTATGCCCGCTATTCGTCGGAGAACCAGCGCGATACCTCGATCGAGGACCAGTTGCGGCTGTGCCGGTTGCACGCCGAAAAGCAGAGCTGGACGATCGTCGATAGCTACACCGATCGGGCGATCTCTGGCGCATCCCTGCTTCGGCCGGGCATCCAGGAACTGATCCAGGACGCGACGCGCGGCCGGTTCGAGATCGTCCTTGCCGAGGCGATGGACCGGCTTTCACGCGATCAGGAAGATATCGCCGGTCTGTTCAAGCGCATGCAGTTCGGCGGCGTGCGCATCGTCACCCTTTCGGAGGGCGATGTCACTCACTTGCATATCGGCCTGAAGGGCACGATGAACGCCCTGTTCCTCAAGGATTTGGCCGACAAAGTGCGGCGCGGCCTGCGTGGCCGGGTCGAGCACGGCAAGTCCGGCGGTGGCAATGCCTACGGCTACGACGTGGTCAAGAAGTTCGCTGCTAATGGCGACCCGGTACGGGGCGATCGGACGATCAACGAGGCTGAATCCTCGATAATCCGCCGCATATTCGAGGACTATGCCGGCGGCAAATCGCCCAAGCGCATCGCGACGGAGTTGAACCGGGACCGGATCAAAGCGCCCAGTGGCGGCGACTGGGGTTTCAGCACGATCAACGGCAACCTCAAGCGCGGCAATGGCATCCTCAACAACGAAATGTATATCGGCCGGCTGGTCTGGAACCGGCAGCGGTTCATCAAGGATCCTGATACCGGCAAGCGGGTCTCGCGGATGAACCCGCAATCGGAATGGATCACCCTGGACGTGCCCGAACTACGGATTATCGACCAGGATTTATGGGACCAAGCCAAGGCACGGCAGCGCTCGGTCAAGGCTGACCGTGAGACCGGCGATTCCAACCGTCTGCATGAACGCCAGCGGGGCAAGTACCTGCTCACCGGCCTCACCAAATGCGGCAGCTGTGGCGGCGGCTATTCGATGGTATCGGCCGATCTCGTCGGCTGCTCGACGGCGCGCAACAAGGGCACGTGCGACAATCGGCTGAACATTCGGCGCAACCAGCTCGAAGCCCGAGTACTGACGGCGCTGAAAGACCATCTGATGAACCCGGAGCTATTTGCCGTGTTCTGCGACGAGTTCACTCGACGTATGAATGAACGGAGGATAGAGGCGAGCACAAACATCAACGCTGCACAATCAGAAATCCCGCGGATCGAGCGAGATCTTGAGCGATTGGTAGATCGCTTCCTGAAGGATGATGGTGCCGCTGACGCTCTGCACGCCCGAATGAAACAACTTGAAGGGCGCAAGCGGGAGCTACAGGAATTTCTTGCTTCTGCCGAGACACCACCGCCTGTGCTGCACCCGAGCATGGCCGTGATTTACCGCGAGCGAGTTGCGGCACTTCATGAGGCTCTCCAGCAAGACGAAACCCGAGCGCAGGCGGCCGAGGTCATCCGTTCACTGGTGTCCGAGATCGTGTTGACGCCGGCGGGCGGATTACTCGAGATCGACGTTGGGGGCGATCTGGCAGGCATTCTGACGATTGCGGCGGCTGGAAAACAGCAAAAGAGCCCGTCCCTTGCGGGTACGGGCTCTGATGGATCGCAAGTCATGATGGTTGCGGGGACAGGATTTGAACCTGTGACCTTCAGGTTATGA